The following proteins are encoded in a genomic region of Stutzerimonas balearica DSM 6083:
- a CDS encoding DUF2797 domain-containing protein: MQELGRGALDKMAVELGATAQYHFRLGDSRVPVNPLIGKRLKLEYLGAIHCTHCGRKTNKSFSQGYCYPCFKKLPQCDTCIVSPEKCHHELGTCRDPDWGTQFCMTDHVVYLANSSGIKVGITRATQLPTRWLDQGASQALPIMRVATRQQSGLVEDLLRSQVADRTNWRALLKGDAEPLDLPAVRERIFDACAEGLDYLQQRFGLQALQLLPSAEVVEIRYPVEAYPTKVVSLDLDKTPVVEGTLKGIKGQYLILDTGVINIRKFTAYQVAASSVA; this comes from the coding sequence ATGCAGGAGCTCGGACGCGGCGCCCTGGACAAGATGGCCGTCGAACTGGGCGCCACGGCTCAGTATCACTTCCGCCTGGGCGATAGCCGGGTGCCGGTGAATCCGCTGATCGGCAAGCGGCTGAAGCTCGAGTATCTGGGCGCGATCCACTGCACGCACTGCGGGCGCAAGACCAACAAGAGTTTCAGCCAGGGTTACTGCTATCCCTGCTTCAAGAAGCTGCCCCAGTGCGACACCTGCATCGTCAGCCCGGAAAAATGCCACCACGAGCTTGGCACCTGCCGCGATCCGGACTGGGGCACGCAGTTCTGCATGACCGATCACGTGGTCTATCTCGCCAATTCGTCCGGCATCAAGGTCGGTATCACCCGCGCGACCCAGTTGCCCACACGCTGGCTCGATCAGGGGGCCAGCCAGGCCCTGCCGATCATGCGCGTCGCCACCCGGCAGCAGTCCGGGCTGGTCGAGGACCTGCTGCGCAGTCAGGTGGCCGACCGCACCAACTGGCGTGCGTTGCTCAAGGGCGACGCGGAACCGCTGGACCTGCCCGCCGTGCGCGAGCGCATCTTCGATGCCTGTGCCGAGGGCCTCGATTACCTGCAGCAACGCTTCGGCCTGCAGGCCCTGCAGCTTTTGCCCAGCGCCGAGGTGGTAGAGATCCGCTATCCGGTCGAGGCCTATCCGACCAAGGTGGTCAGCCTCGATCTGGACAAGACGCCGGTGGTGGAAGGCACGCTCAAGGGCATCAAGGGTCAATACCTGATCCTCGATACCGGCGTGATCAACATCCGCAAGTTCACCGCCTACCAGGTAGCCGCCAGCAGCGTGGCGTAG
- a CDS encoding YeaC family protein, whose product MSSFIEAIENITPEIYENLKQAVELGKWGDGRKLTQEQKETCLAAMIAWEMKNLPEEERTGFMGGQECGSKSKKAEAPVDTSLFAPASGTRH is encoded by the coding sequence ATGTCATCCTTTATCGAAGCCATCGAAAACATCACCCCTGAAATCTACGAGAACCTCAAGCAGGCCGTTGAACTCGGCAAATGGGGCGATGGGCGCAAGCTCACTCAGGAGCAGAAGGAAACCTGCCTGGCGGCGATGATCGCCTGGGAAATGAAAAACCTGCCCGAAGAAGAGCGCACCGGCTTCATGGGTGGTCAGGAATGCGGCTCCAAGAGCAAGAAGGCCGAGGCCCCGGTCGACACCAGCCTGTTCGCCCCGGCATCGGGGACCCGCCACTGA
- a CDS encoding rhomboid family intramembrane serine protease, which yields MAVEALRLPLSQDLSGFVALLRRLGVPFRVSEEAGEQVLRVPADLVEQVRDLYQRYPQGDEAAPDPRQAAKGGFLRALRACPLTAAVLVLTLMAAALTQLGENFAVIRWLNFVDFRIDGDYIYFATLPQMIDAGQWWRLLTPMLVHFGILHLAMNGMWYWELGRRIESRQGGLMLLGLTLLFALVSNLAQYLFGGPGIFGGLSGVLYGLLGHCWLFQMLAPNAAYRLPPGVVVLMLVWLVICLTGVVEVLSFGALAIANAAHVGGLVSGCLTGVLGGWLARRSVRSER from the coding sequence TTGGCTGTAGAAGCATTGCGCCTGCCGCTGTCGCAGGATCTGAGCGGGTTCGTCGCCCTGTTGCGCCGGCTCGGCGTGCCCTTTCGGGTGAGCGAAGAGGCCGGCGAGCAGGTCCTGCGTGTGCCGGCCGATCTGGTCGAGCAGGTGCGCGATCTCTACCAGCGCTATCCACAGGGCGACGAAGCCGCGCCCGATCCGCGGCAGGCTGCCAAGGGCGGCTTCCTCCGGGCACTGCGAGCCTGCCCTCTGACCGCTGCAGTGCTGGTGCTGACGCTGATGGCCGCGGCGCTGACCCAGCTCGGCGAGAACTTTGCCGTCATCCGCTGGCTAAACTTCGTCGATTTCCGAATCGACGGCGACTACATCTATTTCGCCACCTTGCCGCAGATGATCGACGCCGGTCAGTGGTGGCGCCTGCTGACGCCCATGCTGGTGCATTTCGGCATCCTGCACCTGGCCATGAACGGCATGTGGTACTGGGAGCTGGGGCGGCGCATCGAAAGCCGGCAGGGCGGGCTCATGCTGCTGGGGCTGACCCTGCTCTTCGCACTGGTTTCCAATCTCGCGCAGTACCTGTTTGGTGGTCCCGGCATCTTCGGTGGGCTGTCCGGCGTGCTCTACGGGCTGCTCGGGCATTGCTGGCTGTTCCAGATGCTCGCGCCGAACGCCGCCTACCGCTTGCCGCCGGGCGTCGTCGTGCTGATGCTGGTCTGGCTGGTGATCTGCCTGACCGGCGTGGTCGAAGTGCTCAGCTTCGGAGCCCTGGCCATCGCCAACGCCGCTCATGTCGGCGGACTCGTCAGCGGCTGCCTGACCGGGGTGCTGGGCGGCTGGCTGGCGCGCCGAAGCGTTCGGTCGGAGCGGTAG
- a CDS encoding metallophosphoesterase encodes MQIDPGRSYDLIGDVHGCAHALARLLEGLGYRRQGGIWRHPWRQVIFLGDIIDRGPHIREALHLVHDMVERDQALCIMGNHEFSALGWYMPAPPESGRQFVRDHSPRYAMLLGETFRQFEQHQDEWRAFRDWFYELPLFLESERFRVVHACWDTEVIEQLRPRLQEGCIDPQLLREAGNEKGFTGRAIDRLLRGTNMPLPDGLTLTSEEGFVRTFFRTKFWEENPRTYADVVFQPDALPEEAARRLLTEQQKNRLFLYGPDEPLLFIGHYWRRGRPKPIRHNLACLDYSAVKSGKLVAYRLDAENRLDPGKFVWVDVER; translated from the coding sequence ATGCAGATTGATCCCGGGCGAAGTTACGACCTGATCGGCGACGTGCATGGCTGTGCGCATGCGCTGGCTCGTCTGCTCGAAGGGTTGGGCTATCGGCGCCAGGGCGGGATCTGGCGACACCCATGGCGGCAGGTGATCTTTCTCGGTGACATCATCGATCGCGGCCCGCACATCCGCGAGGCCCTGCACCTGGTGCACGACATGGTCGAACGCGACCAGGCCCTGTGCATCATGGGCAATCACGAGTTCAGCGCGTTGGGCTGGTACATGCCCGCGCCGCCTGAGAGCGGCAGACAGTTCGTGCGGGATCACTCGCCGCGCTATGCGATGCTGCTGGGCGAGACGTTTCGCCAGTTCGAGCAGCATCAGGATGAATGGCGAGCCTTCCGCGACTGGTTCTATGAGCTGCCCCTGTTCCTCGAGAGCGAGCGCTTCCGTGTCGTCCACGCCTGCTGGGACACGGAGGTGATCGAACAGCTGCGACCGCGCCTGCAAGAGGGCTGCATCGACCCGCAGCTGCTGCGTGAGGCCGGTAACGAGAAGGGCTTTACCGGTCGCGCCATCGACCGGCTGCTGCGCGGCACCAACATGCCGCTGCCCGATGGGCTGACGCTCACCAGCGAGGAAGGCTTCGTGCGCACGTTCTTCCGCACCAAGTTCTGGGAGGAGAACCCGCGCACCTACGCCGATGTGGTCTTCCAGCCCGATGCGCTGCCGGAGGAGGCCGCTCGCCGCCTGCTTACCGAGCAGCAGAAAAATCGGTTGTTCCTCTATGGTCCCGACGAGCCGCTGCTGTTCATCGGTCATTACTGGCGGCGCGGTCGGCCTAAGCCGATCCGGCACAATCTTGCCTGCCTGGATTACAGCGCGGTTAAGAGTGGCAAGCTCGTGGCTTACCGGCTGGATGCGGAAAACCGCCTGGACCCGGGCAAGTTCGTCTGGGTCGATGTCGAGCGCTAG
- a CDS encoding NAD(+) kinase, with product MEQFRNIGIIGRLGSSQVLDTIRRLKRFLVERHLHVILEENIAEVLPGHGMQTSSRQRLGETCDLVIVVGGDGSLLGAARAMAKHRVPVLGINRGSLGFLTDIRPDELEEKVAEVLNGQYTLENRFLLEAHARRNEEPIGAGDALNDVVLHPGKSTRMIEFELYIDGQFVCSQKADGLIVATPTGSTAYALSAGGPIMHPRLDAIVIVPMYPHTLSSRPIVVDGNSELKIVVSPNMQIYPQVSCDGQNHFTCAPGDIVTVRKKPHKLHLIHPLDHNYYEVCRTKLGWGSRLGGGD from the coding sequence TCGTCGAGCGCCACCTGCACGTCATCCTCGAAGAGAACATTGCCGAGGTGTTGCCAGGCCACGGCATGCAGACGTCGTCACGCCAGCGTCTCGGTGAAACCTGCGACCTGGTCATCGTGGTCGGCGGCGACGGCAGCCTGCTCGGTGCGGCGCGTGCCATGGCCAAGCACCGTGTGCCGGTGCTGGGGATCAACCGCGGCAGCCTGGGCTTTCTGACCGATATTCGGCCGGACGAGCTGGAGGAAAAGGTCGCCGAGGTCCTCAACGGCCAGTACACGCTGGAGAACCGCTTCCTCCTCGAAGCGCATGCGCGACGCAACGAAGAGCCGATCGGGGCAGGGGACGCGCTGAACGACGTGGTGCTGCACCCGGGCAAGTCCACCCGCATGATCGAGTTCGAGTTGTACATCGACGGCCAGTTCGTCTGCTCGCAGAAGGCCGATGGCCTGATCGTCGCAACGCCCACCGGCTCGACCGCATACGCGCTGTCGGCCGGCGGCCCGATCATGCATCCGCGGCTGGACGCGATCGTGATCGTGCCGATGTACCCACATACGCTGTCGAGTCGGCCGATCGTGGTCGATGGCAACAGCGAGCTGAAGATCGTGGTTTCGCCGAACATGCAGATCTACCCGCAGGTTTCCTGCGACGGTCAGAACCACTTCACCTGTGCGCCGGGCGACATCGTCACGGTGCGCAAGAAACCGCACAAGCTGCACCTGATTCATCCGCTCGACCACAACTATTACGAGGTCTGCCGCACAAAACTCGGCTGGGGCAGCCGCCTCGGCGGCGGGGACTGA